In a single window of the Cucumis melo cultivar AY chromosome 11, USDA_Cmelo_AY_1.0, whole genome shotgun sequence genome:
- the LOC103502121 gene encoding OBERON-like protein isoform X2: MLLPRQQSQQGTLQTSFSLVPVDGLPQEEPRSNSGQVRESPTESASSRETWPNVEAMLAKKMENGKTENDDAEHSVVHRFSSADKISLRDIARERVDLISEKMHRLPNEFLEELKTGLRVILDGNGGSQQREEIFILQKLVQNRTDLTAKTLLIANRVQLEILVAINTGIQAFLHPNITLPQTTLIEIFVYKRCRNIACQNQLPADDCTCDLCSNRKGFCNLCMCVICNKFDFEVNTCRWIGCDLCSHWTHTDCAIRDGKICMGSSAKSAPGQTEMLFRCQACNRTSELLGWVKDVFQHCAPAWDLDALTRELDYVSRIFRGSEDTRGRKLFWKCEDLKEKMKNGIVDLSVACRTILAFFQELELDSPRSMENGEGGRLIAPQEACTRIADVVQEAIRKMEIVAEEKKRRYKKARMDIEAFEREVEDKAREAAELKLEKQRKKLQIEELEKIVRLKLAEADMFQLKANEAKREAERLQMIALAKSEKSEEDYASSYLKQRLKEAEAEKQFLLEKIKLQESFRSQGSGGADQS; this comes from the exons ATGCTGCTTCCACGACAGCAATCACAGCAGGGTACACTGCAAACTTCATTTTCCCTTGTGCCAGTAGATGGCCTACCTCAAGAGGAACCCAGATCAAATTCTGGTCAAGTTCGGGAGTCTCCTACAGAGAGTGCCAGTTCTCGAGAAACTTGGCCTAATGTTGAAGCCATGTTGGCAAAGAAGATGGAAAATGGGAAGACAGAGAATGATGATGCTGAGCATTCAGTTGTTCACCGTTTTTCCAGTGCTGATAAGATATCCCTCAGGGATATTGCAAGGGAGAGAGTAGATTTAATCTCTGAAAAGATGCATCGATTACCCAATGAGTTTCTTGAAGAGTTGAAAACTGGGCTTCGAGTTATCCTCGATGGTAATGGTGGTTCACAGCAGAGAGAGGAGATTTTCATTTTGCAGAAGCTTGTTCAGAATAGAACTGATTTAACAGCTAAGACTCTACTTATTGCCAACCGGGTGCAACTTGAGATCCTTGTTGCAATAAATACTGGAATTCAGGCATTCTTGCACCCAAATATTACCCTCCCACAGACTACTCTAATTGAGATCTTTGTGTACAAGAGGTGCAGGAACATAGCATGTCAGAATCAGCTGCCAGCGGATGACTGTACATGTGACCTATGCTCCAACAGAAAGGGTTTCTGTAATCTTTGCATGTGTGTAATATGTAATAAGTTTGATTTTGAAGTAAATACCTGTCGTTGGATTGGTTGTGATCTGTGCTCTCATTGGACTCACACGGATTGTGCCATTCGTGATGGAAAAATTTGCATGGGTTCATCTGCCAAGAGTGCACCTGGGCAAACTGAAATGCTTTTCAGGTGCCAAGCCTGCAATAGAACGTCAGAGCTGCTGGGTTGGGTTAAGGATGTTTTCCAGCACTGTGCACCTGCCTGGGACCTGGATGCTTTGACAAGGGAACTCGACTATGTTAGTAGAATATTTCGTGGAAGTGAGGACACCAGAGGGAGGAAGCTTTTCTGGAAGTGTGAAGAtcttaaagaaaaaatgaaaaatgggatTGTGGACTTGTCAGTGGCATGCAGGACTATATTAGCATTTTTCCAAG AACTTGAGTTAGACTCCCCAAGaagcatggaaaatggggaaggTGGACGACTGATAGCCCCACAGGAGGCTTGCACCCGCATTGCTGATGTGGTACAGGAGGCTATAAGAAAAATGGAAATAGTGGCTGAGGAGAAGAAGAGGAGATACAAAAAAGCACGAATGGACATTGAGGCATTTGAGCGTGAGGTCGAGGACAAGGCCAGGGAAGCAGCAGAATTAAAGCTAGAGAAACAGAGAAAGAAGCTACAAATTGAAGAGCTGGAGAAAATTGTGAGGCTTAAACTTGCAGAAGCTGACATGTTCCAACTTAAAGCAAACGAGGCAAAACGAGAGGCGGAAAGGCTCCAGATGATTGCTTTAGCCAAATCCGAAAAATCTGAAGAAGATTATGCTAGTAGTTACCTGAAACAACGATTGAAGGAGGCCGAGGCAGAGAAACAGTTTTTGTTAGAGAAGATTAAGCTGCAAGAAAGTTTTCGTTCACAGGGCAGTGGCGGAGCAGATCAGTCCTAG
- the LOC103502121 gene encoding OBERON-like protein isoform X1, translated as MAYVQIQEKMLLPRQQSQQGTLQTSFSLVPVDGLPQEEPRSNSGQVRESPTESASSRETWPNVEAMLAKKMENGKTENDDAEHSVVHRFSSADKISLRDIARERVDLISEKMHRLPNEFLEELKTGLRVILDGNGGSQQREEIFILQKLVQNRTDLTAKTLLIANRVQLEILVAINTGIQAFLHPNITLPQTTLIEIFVYKRCRNIACQNQLPADDCTCDLCSNRKGFCNLCMCVICNKFDFEVNTCRWIGCDLCSHWTHTDCAIRDGKICMGSSAKSAPGQTEMLFRCQACNRTSELLGWVKDVFQHCAPAWDLDALTRELDYVSRIFRGSEDTRGRKLFWKCEDLKEKMKNGIVDLSVACRTILAFFQELELDSPRSMENGEGGRLIAPQEACTRIADVVQEAIRKMEIVAEEKKRRYKKARMDIEAFEREVEDKAREAAELKLEKQRKKLQIEELEKIVRLKLAEADMFQLKANEAKREAERLQMIALAKSEKSEEDYASSYLKQRLKEAEAEKQFLLEKIKLQESFRSQGSGGADQS; from the exons ATGGCATATGTCCAAATTCAAG AAAAAATGCTGCTTCCACGACAGCAATCACAGCAGGGTACACTGCAAACTTCATTTTCCCTTGTGCCAGTAGATGGCCTACCTCAAGAGGAACCCAGATCAAATTCTGGTCAAGTTCGGGAGTCTCCTACAGAGAGTGCCAGTTCTCGAGAAACTTGGCCTAATGTTGAAGCCATGTTGGCAAAGAAGATGGAAAATGGGAAGACAGAGAATGATGATGCTGAGCATTCAGTTGTTCACCGTTTTTCCAGTGCTGATAAGATATCCCTCAGGGATATTGCAAGGGAGAGAGTAGATTTAATCTCTGAAAAGATGCATCGATTACCCAATGAGTTTCTTGAAGAGTTGAAAACTGGGCTTCGAGTTATCCTCGATGGTAATGGTGGTTCACAGCAGAGAGAGGAGATTTTCATTTTGCAGAAGCTTGTTCAGAATAGAACTGATTTAACAGCTAAGACTCTACTTATTGCCAACCGGGTGCAACTTGAGATCCTTGTTGCAATAAATACTGGAATTCAGGCATTCTTGCACCCAAATATTACCCTCCCACAGACTACTCTAATTGAGATCTTTGTGTACAAGAGGTGCAGGAACATAGCATGTCAGAATCAGCTGCCAGCGGATGACTGTACATGTGACCTATGCTCCAACAGAAAGGGTTTCTGTAATCTTTGCATGTGTGTAATATGTAATAAGTTTGATTTTGAAGTAAATACCTGTCGTTGGATTGGTTGTGATCTGTGCTCTCATTGGACTCACACGGATTGTGCCATTCGTGATGGAAAAATTTGCATGGGTTCATCTGCCAAGAGTGCACCTGGGCAAACTGAAATGCTTTTCAGGTGCCAAGCCTGCAATAGAACGTCAGAGCTGCTGGGTTGGGTTAAGGATGTTTTCCAGCACTGTGCACCTGCCTGGGACCTGGATGCTTTGACAAGGGAACTCGACTATGTTAGTAGAATATTTCGTGGAAGTGAGGACACCAGAGGGAGGAAGCTTTTCTGGAAGTGTGAAGAtcttaaagaaaaaatgaaaaatgggatTGTGGACTTGTCAGTGGCATGCAGGACTATATTAGCATTTTTCCAAG AACTTGAGTTAGACTCCCCAAGaagcatggaaaatggggaaggTGGACGACTGATAGCCCCACAGGAGGCTTGCACCCGCATTGCTGATGTGGTACAGGAGGCTATAAGAAAAATGGAAATAGTGGCTGAGGAGAAGAAGAGGAGATACAAAAAAGCACGAATGGACATTGAGGCATTTGAGCGTGAGGTCGAGGACAAGGCCAGGGAAGCAGCAGAATTAAAGCTAGAGAAACAGAGAAAGAAGCTACAAATTGAAGAGCTGGAGAAAATTGTGAGGCTTAAACTTGCAGAAGCTGACATGTTCCAACTTAAAGCAAACGAGGCAAAACGAGAGGCGGAAAGGCTCCAGATGATTGCTTTAGCCAAATCCGAAAAATCTGAAGAAGATTATGCTAGTAGTTACCTGAAACAACGATTGAAGGAGGCCGAGGCAGAGAAACAGTTTTTGTTAGAGAAGATTAAGCTGCAAGAAAGTTTTCGTTCACAGGGCAGTGGCGGAGCAGATCAGTCCTAG